The Manihot esculenta cultivar AM560-2 chromosome 1, M.esculenta_v8, whole genome shotgun sequence genome has a window encoding:
- the LOC110600065 gene encoding isocitrate dehydrogenase [NADP], translating into MAFEKIKVTNPIVEMDGDEMTRVFWKSIKDKLIFPFVELDIKYFDLGLPYRDETDDKVTVESAEAALKYNVAIKCATITPDEARVKEFNLKQMWKSPNGTIRNILNGTVFREPIICKNVPRLVPGWSKPICIGRHAFGDQYRATDAVIKGAGKLKLVFVPEGQDEKTELEVFNFTGAGGVALSMYNTDESIRAFAEASMNTAYQKKWPLYLSTKNTILKKYDGRFKDIFQEVYEANWKSKYEAAGIWYEHRLIDDMVAYALKSEGGYVWACKNYDGDVQSDFLAQGFGSLGLMTSVLVCPDGKTIEAEAAHGTVTRHYRVHQKGGETSTNSIASIFAWSRGLAHRAKLDDNERLLDFTQKLEAACIETVESGKMTKDLALIIHGSKLTRDQYLNTEEFIDAVAAELKAKLGISP; encoded by the exons ATGGCTTTTGAGAAGATCAAAGTCACCAACCCCATCGTTGAGATGGATG GAGATGAAATGACTCGTGTTTTCTGGAAATCAATCAAGGATAAG CTTATCTTCCCCTTTGTGGAGTTGGACATAAAATACTTTGACCTTGGCCTTCCTTATCGCGATGAGACTGATGATAAAGTTACAGTTGAAAGTGCAGAGGCTGCCCTTAA GTACAATGTTGCAATCAAGTGTGCAACGATAACCCCAG ATGAAGCTCGTGTGAAGGAGTTTAACTTGAAGCAGATGTGGAAAAGTCCAAACGGGACAATTCGGAATATTTTAAATG GCACTGTTTTCAGAGAACCAATTATTTGCAAGAATGTCCCACGGCTTGTCCCAG GTTGGTCGAAGCCAATTTGCATTGGAAGGCATGCCTTTGGTGATCAATATCGAGCAACTGATGCAGTTATCAAAGGAGCTGGCAAACTTAAGTTGGTTTTTG TACCTGAAGGACAGGATGAGAAGACAGAGTTAGAGGTTTTCAACTTTACAGGTGCTGGGGGAGTGGCATTGTCCATGTATAACACTGATGAG TCAATCCGTGCTTTTGCTGAGGCGTCTATGAACACGGCTTACCAGAAGAAATGGCCACTTTATCTTAGCACAAAAAATACCATCCTTAAGAAGTATGATGGAAG ATTCAAGGACATTTTTCAAGAAGTCTATGAGGCAAACTGGAAATCAAAGTATGAGGCTGCTGGGATATG GTATGAACATCGGCTCATTGATGATATGGTGGCCTATGCTCTCAAGAGTGAAGGAGGTTATGTATGGGCATGCAAGAACTACGATGGAGATGTGCAGAGTGATTTCTTAGCCCAAG GTTTTGGATCGCTTGGATTGATGACATCTGTACTG GTGTGCCCAGATGGAAAGACTATTGAAGCAGAAGCTGCTCATGGTACAGTAACTCGACATTACAGGGTTCATCAGAAAGGAGGTGAAACCAGCACAAACAGTATAGCCTCTATCTTTGCTTGGTCACGAGGTCTCGCACATAG GGCTAAGTTGGATGACAATGAAAGACTCTTGGATTTTACCCAGAAGCTTGAAGCAGCTTGTATTGAAACAGTGGAGTCTGGCAAGATGACAAAGGATCTTGCATTGATTATCCATGGATCTAA GCTTACTCGGGATCAGTATCTCAATACTGAAGAATTCATTGATGCCGTGGCAGCTGAACTTAAGGCAAAACTTGGAATCAGCCCATAA